One Anopheles marshallii chromosome 3, idAnoMarsDA_429_01, whole genome shotgun sequence genomic region harbors:
- the LOC128716271 gene encoding antigen 5 like allergen Cul n 1-like — translation MYRVALASAFFVLMCHFGLTKHYSEYYYCEKNYCPTGKPNVGCGCKFNESYAPGCGGKSATLHKFTRKDVQFILHMHNHLRNLFACGSVNRFFPAVRMVQLRTDDDLQSLAECNVKNCTYGHDQCRSTEHYHYAGQNIAKRTVCGRTLTVTEVVNSSMYAWFDEYWDTRSEMLAKYPDYSPRKPIGHFTLLVNDNVFFIGCAMVSYAKRIKDYFEETGEDCRAYYFVCNYSFINLKNRATYTSGMKPATMCQTHHSKQYPCLCSVHEPYSTSLDWQDQVL, via the exons ATGTATCGGGTAGCACTCGCGTCGGCTTTCTTTGTTCTTATGTGCCATTTCGGTTTGACAAAACACTATTCGGAATATTACTACTGTGAGAAAAATTATTGTCCCACGGGCAAACCCAACGTGGGCTGTGGATGCAAATTTAACGAATCGTACGCACCGGGCTGCGGTGGCAAAAGTGCCACGCTGCATAAGTTTACCAGGAAGGATGTACAGTTTATACTGCACATGCACAACCATCTCCGAAATTTGTTTGCCTGTGGTTCGGTAAACCGGTTCTTCCCAGCCGTACGGATGGTTCAACTG CGTACAGACGACGACTTGCAATCGTTGGCCGAGTGCAATGTGAAAAACTGCACCTACGGACACGATCAGTGCCGTAGCACGGAACACTATCACTACGCTGGCCAAAACATTGCCAAACGTACGGTGTGCGGACGAACGCTTACGGTGACCGAGGTGGTCAACAGCTCAATGTACGCCTGGTTCGACGAGTACTGGGACACAAGGAGTGAAATGTTGGCCAAATATCCCGACTATAGCCCCAG AAAACCAATCGGCCACTTCACCCTGCTGGTAAACGATAACGTGTTCTTCATCGGTTGTGCGATGGTTTCTTACGCCAAGCGTATAAAGGATTACTTTGAGGAAACGGGGGAAGACTGTCGTGCATATTATTTCGTCTGCAATTATTCCTTTATCAATCTGAAAAATCGTGCAACTTATACCTCGGGAATGAAGCCAGCCACCATGTGCCAGACGCACCACAGCAAACAGTACCCTTGTTTGTGCAGCGTTCATGAGCCATACTCAACGTCCCTAGATTGGCAGGATCAGGTACTCTGa